TGAACTCTGAGCCCCCATCGGTCTGGATGATCTGCACAGGCCCGGTAAAGCGGCGAGTCATGGCTGTGCGCAAAAACATGGCCCCATCCTCGCTTGTTAGTCCGGTCCGCAGAACGACATCCGCTTCCTTCGTATAGATGTCCACCCCGGTAAAGGCGAAGACCTCGCCAAAAACCACGGTATCCATCTGAATGACCGCGCGGGGAGCCGTGGCAATCGGCACAACGCCGCGTGGCTGATTGGTCCGGCCCCGAGGCCGTAAGACGTATCGTTCAGCCAAGATTTCATAGATCTTGGGAACAGAGAGATGGATATGCTGTTCATGAGCCAGAAAGTACTGAATCTTCTGCCCACAGCAGTCGTATTCACGGGCGCGAATCGCCCAGACAAGGCGTTTGACCGCTCCCGGGACCTGTCGTGCCGGACGTGGCCCCGTCTTGGCCGCAGCATAGCGATCCAGAAAGACAGAGAGTCCTTCGATTCGAACTGCCTTCAGCCAGAGTCCTATGGTTTCTCGATGGCGCTCAAGTTGGCCCGCGATCGCGGAAACGGAGAGCCCTTGAGTCGCCAGTTCCGCTGCAAGAATGATCCGAGTTCTTGTGTCCATGTCCAGAGTCTACTCTGGACTGTCGGATATTTACGGCAACAATGCGCAGCCTTGACAATCAGCGCCTGCCTTTGTTATTTTCGAAATTCTTTAATCTCTAAGCCAACTTGGGAGAATCCGTGCAGGTCAAAATCAATGGAAAGCCTGAAGAGGTCACGGGCGGAACCGTCCTCGATTTACTCAAGACCAAGAACATCGAACCGCAGATGGTCGCCGTTGAAGTGAACGACAAAGTGCTGGACCGTGACCATCTGGCCACGACCCACCTCAATGAAGGGGATCATGTTGAGTTCCTCTTCTACATGGGAGGCGGTCGGTGAGCACGACCTTACACCACGATATCACCGAACTGATCGGCAAGACTCCGCTCGTGCGACTGAACCGTCTCTCGAAAGAGGGTTCCGCCACGATCTACGGGAAAGTCGAATTTTTTAATCCCGGGGGTAGCGTCAAGGACCGGATCTGCCTCAACATGATCAATGAGGCGGAGCGGCAAGGGAAACTCAAGCCTGGCGGAACCATCGTGGAACCGACCAGCGGGAACACGGGGATCGGACTGGCCCTTGTCGCAGCAGTGCGCGGGTACAAGTTGATCCTTGTCATGCCGGAAAGCATGAGCATGGAGCGGGCTAGCTTATTGTCGTCGTATGGCGCACAGCTTGTCCTAACACCGGCCTGGGAGGGTATGAAGGGATCTATCAAGGAAGCGGAAAGCATCTTGGCACAAAATCCCTCGTACTTCATGCCGGATCAATTCTCGAACCCAGCCAACCCGGCGATGCATAAGATGACGACAGCTGTGGAGATTTGGGACGCACTCGGAGGAAAGATCGACGCCTTCGTCGCCGCAGTCGGCACCGGTGGGACTATTACCGGATGCGGAGAATTCTTGAAAGAAAAGAACCCACAGGTCAAAGTCATTGCCGTGGAACCGGCGACGTCACCAGTGTTGTCCGGCGGCGATCCAGGACCGCATAAGATTCAAGGGATCGGAGCCGGCTTTGTGCCCAAGGTCCTCAATCGAAAGATTCTCGACCGCGTGGTCACCGTCACGGATGACGAGGCCTATCAGACCGCCAAACAGCTCTCGAAGAAAGAAGGCCTGCTGGTGGGCATCTCGGCCGGGGCTAATGTATGCGCGGCACAGAAGATCGCCGAGGAACTGGGACCCGGGAAAAACGTCGTCACTATCCTCTGCGACACCGGCGAGCGATATATCAGTATCGAAAAGTATTTTAATATATAAGAACGCTGATTAAGATGGAATTTACTGACGAGCAAATAAACCGTTACAGCCGGCACATTCTCCTGCCCGAGGTCGGGGGGAAGGGGCAGAAAAAGATTGCCAAGTCGCGCATTCTGCTCGTCGGTGCCGGAGGTCTGGGCTCACCGGCTGCGTTGTATTTGGCTGCCGCCGGCGTTGGGACGATCGGACTGATCGACAGCGATGTGGTGGATCTCACCAACCTGCAGCGTCAGGTGCTGCACTATACTCCCGACGTGGGACGTCCCAAGGTGCTCTCCGGTAAGGAAAAGATCCAGGCATTGAATCCTGATGTGTCCGTCTCAATGTACGAAGAGCGCCTCACCGCCGGGAACGCGATCAAAATCTTTACCGATTATGACGTCGTCATCGACGGCGTGGATAATTTTCCGGCCAAATTTCTGATCAACGATGCCTGTTTTTTCGCGAACAAACCGCTCGTTCATGGCGGTATTCTCCGATTCGACGGACGTGTCACGACAATCATCCCGAAGAAGTCGGCCTGCTATCGCTGCGTGTTCAAAGCGCCTCCGCCGCCGGGCCTTGTCGCCTCCTGCCAGGAAGCCGGCGTGATTGGCGTCTTGGCCGGCATTATCGGAACGATCCAGGCCACGGAAGCCTTGAAACTGGTCCTTGGCATTGGACAGCCATTGACCGACCGTATGCTGGACTTCGATGCCAAGAAAACACAGTTCCGAGAAATTAAAGTTCGCCGCAATCCGAATTGTGCTCTTTGCGGAGAACATCCGACGATTACCGAGCTGTTTGACGATGGGGATCCCTATGCGGGATGTGCCGTGCGTCCCTCTGCATAGGATTTGAGAAGGTGGTACCACGATGAGCAAGATGAAAGCGCTAGTGTGCCGCGAATGCGGGAAGGAATATCCGACCAAGGCGATCCACGTCTGTGAAATGTGCTTCGGTCCGCTGGAAGTGAAGTACAACTATGACGAGATCAAGCAGGCGATTTCGCGCAAGAAGATCGAGGATGGACCGGACAGCATGTGGCGCTACCTCGACCTGCTACCGGTAGAAGGCACCAACTTCGTGGGTCCGCATGCGGGATTTACCCCATTGGTCCGCGCAAAAAACCTCGGTGCGTATCTCGGCATCGATGAACTCTACATTAAAAACGATACCGTCAATCATCCGACGCTCTCGTTCAAAGATCGGGTCGTTGCCGTGGCTCTCACCAGGGCGCGTGAGCTCGGCTTTGAAACCGTGGCCTGTGCCTCGACCGGTAACCTAGCCAACTCGGTGTCGGCCCACGCAGCCTCCGCGAATCTGCATTGCTATGTATTCATCCCAGGCGACCTGGAGGCAGCCAAGGTCCTCGGCAACCTCATCTATAAGCCGCATGTCGTTGAAGTGGAAGGGAACTATGATGACGTCAACCGGCTGTGCAGTGAGATCGCGGGCGAACATGGCTGGGCCTTTGTAAATATCAACATCCGTCCCTACTACGCCGAAGGCTCCAAGACCCTGGCCTTTGAGACAGTCGAACAATTGGGATGGAAGACACCAGATCAAGTCGTCATTCCCATGGCTTCAGGTTCATTGCTGACGAAAATCTGGAAGGGCCTGCATGAAATGAAGTATGTGGGGTTGATCGACGACGTACGCACCAAGATCAACGGCGCCCAGGCCGAAGGTTGTTCACCGATCTCGACGGCTTTTAAGGCTGGTCGTGACTTCTTCAAGCCGGTCAAGCCGAAGACGATCGCCAAATCGCTCGCGATCGGCAATCCGGCGGATGGCTACTACGCGCTCAAGGCTACGGCTGAGAGTAAAGGGGCCATGGACATGGTGACGGATGAAGAAGTCGTGGAAGGCATCCAGCTGTTGGCCCAGACCGAGGGCATCTTCGCAGAAACAGCCGGTGGGGTCACGATCGGCGTACTCAAGAAGCTGGTCAAGCAAGGGCTCATCAAGAAAAATGAGGTGACGGTCGCCTATATTACGGGCAATGGGCTCAAGACGCAGGAAGCGGTGATTGATGCCGTTGGTCGGCCGACCCGTATTCAACCCAGTCTCGTCGCCTTTGAGAAAAACTTCAAACTCGGGAAAAATGGTGGTGGTGAGTCATGATTAAAGTCCGTATCCCAACTCCGCTGAGACCGTTGACCAAGAACCAGGGAGAGGTCGACGTCGCCGCCGGATCGATCACTGATCTGGTCAATACGCTGGAAGCCTCCTATCCCGGCATTAAGTCCCGCCTCTGCGACGAGAGCGGTGAGCTGCGCCGATTCGTCAACATCTACGTCAATGAAGAAGACATCCGTTTTCTCAAGGGCAAAGATACCGCTCTGAAAACCGGCGACGAAGTCTCGATCGTCCCGGCAATCGCGGGAGGGTAATCATGGCGCACTTGCGATTCCATATTCGCTTTCCTGAAGAGGGCATTCGACAGCCGATCATCTATCAGATTGGCCGTGAGTACAACGTCGTGACCGACGTCCGACGGGCCGATGTGCGCGACACGACAGGCTGGGCGGATGTCGAGTTTTCAGGTGACACCGCAGAGATCGAGCGCGCACTCGAAGGCCTGCGTAAAAAAGGCTGCAGCGTCGATCCGATTGAATTGAATGTCGTCGAATAACAGATGGCAAAATGTGAGAAGCACGAAGTAAAAGATAACGTTCGGACGTCAATAGCACCTTTTACAAAATGACCATGGAACTCTCCGAATCAGAAATTCAACGCTACAGCCGGCACATTATTCTTCAAGATGTGGGTGGCAAGGGCCAACTCAAGCTCAAGCGAGCGAAGGTCCTCTTGATTGGTGCAGGTGGTCTGGGGTCTCCAGCTGGTCTATATCTCGCTGCGGCTGGTATCGGAACCATCGGTCTCGTCGACGGAGATGTCGTCGATCTTTCGAATCTTCAGCGGCAAATCATGCACTCAACGGCCACGCTCGGAAAACCGAAAGTTGAGTCCGGCAAGCAGACGCTCTCGGCCATCAATCCGGAAATTACCGTTAACGCGTATCACCAATTAGTCGATGCCGACAATATTATCCCGCTCATCTCGCAATACGATATCGTGCTCGATGGCTCGGATAATTTCACCACCCGCTTTCTGGTGAATGACGCCTGTTTCTTCGCCAAAAAGACCCTGATCTCCGCCAGCATGTTCCGGTTCGAGGGGCAACTCACGGCAATCAAGCCACACCAAGGCTATCCGTGCTACCGCTGCCTTTATCCAGAACCTCCACCAGCCGGACTCGTACCAAATTGTCAGGAGGCCGGCGTACTTGGTGTCCTAGCCGGCACGATGGGAATCTTGCAAGCGTCCGAAGCGATCAAGGAGATCCTTGGCATCGGCGAAACGATCGCGGATAAGCTGGTGATCTACGACGCGCTCGAGATGAAGTTCCGCAAGGTCGGTCGACCCAAAGATCCGGCCTGTCCACTGTGCGGCCCCAATCCGAAGATCAAGGACTTGAGTCTCGACTACACCGTCAGCTGCACCATCTAGCAAGATGCTGAAAACGTCTGCCAGCTTCGTTCTCGCATCGCTCGGACCCTCAACGTACCTCCGAATGTACGCCTCGGACTCTCGCTCACTGCGGCCTCGCTGGACAACCATTTTGAGCATCTTGCAAATCCACCCAATATTGAGCCCTTTGCATCTTGGCTCATTCAGAGTCAATTAACCATGGCAGACCTCGTCATTCCCAAGTCAATCCGCGAAGACATCATCGCGCATGCGAAAGAACTGACTCCCTACGAATGTTGTGGACTCCTGGCTGGAAATAACGGCGTGGTCAGCCATCTCTATCGCATCAAAAACATCGTGGCAATGGAAGGCGCACAGAACCTCTCGTCGTTCGATTCAGCTAAGGCAGCGCACCTCGAGCGGCTCTCTCCGGAAGAACGAGCAGAGATTGCCTTCGTCATGGACATGCAGGACTTCTCGTCGGCGAAGAAAGATATGCGGAACAACGGACTCGATCTCCAAGTGGTCTATCACTCCCACCCACATGACCCGGCCCGTCCCTCGATCACCGACATCAAAATCGCCACCGACTATGAAGAGATTTGGCCTAAGATCAATCTCCCGCTGCCGGCTTATCTCATCGTCTCGCTCATGAATACGGAACCAGATACGAAGACCTATTGGATCAAGTCCGGTCACGTCACCCCTGCCGATATCCTCATCCGCTAGACCGACTTTTCTGGTTCACATTCCACTTCGAAATATACTAATGTTCCTCAAGCATCTAGACGAGGAGCCTCGCTCATGAAGCCATTAAACTTCAGCCTCTCGCTGTTCTTACTGCCCATAGCGGTTGTACCTGCCTTTGCCGAGGACCGTAGCTTTTACAGCCCGGTGATCTACATCGATAAGGAAAAGAGTCAGATCCTTATCTCAACCAGTGCCACGGTGTTTTATATTGAAGTCCCGGATGCCGCGAAACCGCATATGGACAAGCTTCCCATTTCCAGTCTCGTAGATTTTGTCGTTGAGATGCGAGGCGAGGACAAACCGCCGTTGATTAAAACCTGGAAAGTGAAATCAGGTGAGTCGACCTGTATATACTTTAATGGGAAGGAATGTAAAGAGCGATAGTTTTCTCCGATTCATTTCATCGCTTCACCTCTCACCATTCGATAAACTCATGGACCTGGGTTCTATCGAAAGGCGAACCACGCTTCACCAGCATCCATCACTCCCCGCTGCCAGCCATATCATCAATGAGAGGACGGTTGATATCGGTGCACCCGCAACAGATGGTATCGAAGAGCGTGTCCGCGTCTGCGACAAAATTCTTTTCGTCCGTGAGTTTATCCGCAATGACCTGGGCATAGCAGATGTCGCAGAGCATCATCAAGCCGCGTGACACTCCGACGGTTTTTCGTCCTGTACTTGTAGCCATGAGGTCTATACCGATCCTTTCTGAAGAGCCATAAAGAAATCTTCGGCTTCGAGGTCAATGCCGCATTGCTGACATTCATGCGGGCGATCTTCGGGAGGCACTTCTAACGGCGTTCGATCGATGCGCCCTCGGCAGACATGGTAAAACCGCCCACGAGCATGCTCGTCATCCAGCGGATCACTCTCGTATACCAGCACCATAAATCTTCCCCATTCCCTTGTTCTTCTTCGGAAGTATAACGACTCTTGATTTCTGGCCGCAACCACAGAGGTCACGACCAGTTCACACCCGCGCGTACTCCGACCAAGCAGACGCTATCCTCAACGGGTTCTTATACGAGACGCTGGAAGATCTTGACACCCCAGAGAAGCCTCACAGGATGCTCAAAAAGACCGTCCAACAAGGCCGCAGCGAGCAAAAGGCCTAGGCATACGCGGTTGGTATGTGAGGCCTTGAGCGAAGGGAGAACGATGCCGGCGGACTTTTTCAGCATCCGGTCACACTTGGAACTGGGCTTCATAAAGACCTGCATACACCCCGCCTCGGGTCAGCAATTCTTCATGCCGACCATCTTCAACTAACTGACCATGGTCGAGCACGAGAATCCTATCCACATCGTGTAATGTCGATAAACGATGGGCAATGATGAAGGTGGTGCGTCCGGCGGTCAGTTCGTTTAAGGCCTCCCGGATCTTGACCTCCGTCTCTGTATCAATATTGGATGTCGCCTCATCGAAAATAACAATGGGCGGATCTTTGAGCAAGACCCGGGCGATCGACACTCGCTGTTTTTGTCCAACGGAGAGTTTCACCCCCCGTTCCCCGATCCAGGTCTCATAGCCTTCCGGCAACGCAGCGATAAACTCGTGCGCCCGAGCGGCTCGTGCCGCCATCTCCAGTCGATTCTGATCTGCTTGGAGATCGCCGTAGAGCAGGTTGTCCCGAACGGTGCCGTTGAACAAGAATGGTTCCTGTTGGACAAACCCAATCTGCTGTCGCAAATACGCAATCGGTAGATCGCGGACATCCGTCCCATCGATACAGACCGCCCCCTCTGTGACGTCATAGAACCGCATCAACAACTTCACAAGCGTGCTCTTCCCTGCTCCGCTCATTCCAACCAAGGCCACACGCTCTCCCGCTGGAACCTTGACTGAGAATCCTTTAAGGACCGGCACATCCGACCGATAGTGGAACCGCACGTGCTCGAATCGCACGTCGCCCTGTGCACGATGACCTGGAGCGAGTACGCCTGGACGATCGGCCACGTCGGGAACCGTATCCAACACATCGAACACCCGCTCGCTCGCGGCCAAGGCATGCTGCAACATGTGATTGACGGAGTGGATCTGATTAATGGGCACATAGAACATCGCCAAATACGATAGAAACAGTACCAACTCGCCGAGCGTCAATCGCCCGTCCATCACTTCACCGGCCCCATACCAGAGGATCAAGACCGTCCCGAAGGCCCCAACCAAGATCATGGCAGGCGAATAGATCGACCACAGCACCATGGCCTGAAGATTCTTGTCGCTATAGGTTTGGCTGAGTCGGTCGAAGCGAGCCTGCTCATGACCGTGACGCCCGAATCCCATCGTTTCCCGGATCCCAGACAAGGCATCTTGCAGGTAGCCGTTCAGCTCTGCCGCGCTCTGACGAGTCTCCCGGTAGTAGCCATGCACTTTGGAGGTGAACCAACTGGCCGACAGAGCGAGCAGCGGGATTGGGAGGAGCGCGAGTGCCGCCAGTTTCCAATTCAGTATGAACAAGAGTCCCGTGATGCCGACCAGGGTCAACGAGGCCGTCATCATCCCCTCAAGTCCATCGATAAAGATCCGCTCGACATGTTCGGTATCATTCGTTACGCGGGACATAATTTCGCCCGTCGAGCGATTCTCAAAATAGGTGATCGACAGGCGTTGCAGTGCGGCGAAGATATGACGGCGAAGATCGTGCACCACCGTCTGCTCAAGTTGATTATTGAGCCGGATGCGCAACGAAGCAAAGAGGTTCTTGAGCAGATAAGCACCGACCAGAAGCCCGATCACCCCCGGCAATAACGAGGCCTGCTTTGCCTGAATCACATCGTCGATGATGATCTTGATGACCCAGGGCGGCACCAACTCCATCGCCGTCGCACCGGCGGCACAAAGCAAAGTCAGAACGGCAAGCGTACGATGGGGTCGAAGATATTGCAGGACACGAAGAAGGACTTTCACAAATGGTTCAACAAGGCAGGTCTCAAATTACGTTCGTGGGTTCTTTCTGCCAGTACTGAGAAAATTCTTCGAGTTGCGTGAGAGTGGACATATCGGCCATCCGGTCGAGAAAGACTTTACCAATCAGGTGGTCAAGCTCGTGTTGGATACAAACCGCGTACAGGTCCGTCGCCTCAAAATCCAAGGGCTTGCCCTTCCGGTCCAACGCCTTGACTCGCACCAGTGAAGGTCTGGTGACTTTCCCCCTCAACCCATCGACACTCAAACACCCTTCCCAGTTTTCGACCTGTTCTGGTCCATAATAGACGATCGACGGATTGATGAGGACCGTTTCGGGGAAGCCGCCTTCCCCTTTGCAACCCATGACAACCAATTGAATAGACCGTGAGACTTGCGGTGCCGCCAACCCGATCCCGGGCTCATCATACATCGCCTCAAACATGTCATCGATCAAGCGCTGGATTTCAGACGACTTGATCTCTCGTGGATCAATTGGTGCCGAAATTTTCCGGAGGATCGGATTTCCGAGCTTCGCAATCTTCAGCATGGTTCCTGTCTTCAATTTCATAACGTATGCGATATTCGTAACATAGCCGTCTTCGCGCTCGCAACCTCCTCAGCGTCCCGTCACAGACGCCGTTTTGGTCGGCGAGGTTCCGGAATCTCAAAGGTCTCTTTGTTGATATCCCACCACTCGACCCATTCGCTCGACCAGGCCGCACGATCCTGTTTATTCGAGGTATCCCAATCGTGAAATTCAGTTTCATGGCGAGTCAAAATCCAGAGCGATTGCAGCGCTGACAGCGCCACAAACCGTTCCTCATCGCCGACCATGGAAATCAGGATCGGGATGACAGCCTTTTGACGGATATACCGCGCTTCGAACGCGGCTGCCTTTCTTACTGATGAATTGGGATCCTTGGCCATGACGTCGAGGGCTTCGGAGGCTTTGGCCGCATCCAGACGAACGGCCACCCGTAACGCATGTTCCCGCACGCGTGACAGTTCGCTTGGCTCCTTCGCGGTCTCGATGAGAGCGGGCACGCCCGCCACTCCCTTCATCATCAACAGCGTTTCAATTGCGTTGTACCGGATTCTAGGGCTGGGCATGGTCAAGGCCTTGATCAACACCGGAACCGACGATTCACCCAAATGCACGAATTCTCCCATCGCCCAGAACTCTTGTTTCCCTTCCAACAACGGCAGCAAGGCCTCGGCTCGCTTAAGCTCTTCCGGGCCGAGTGGTGTCGTATTGGGAGGAATCGAAACATCCGGCACATCTGGGTTGGCTGGTGGCCCCTCATAGGGAACCTGAACGCTCCAAGCTCTACCCGGCTCCTCCCCTGCGTACAGAGGGTCTGCCCCACCCATCACAGCGAGCAACCCAATCACGCCCAGCCGAAACACATGCGATTGGTTCACGATAGTGAGACTCCTCTTTCGCTGGTTCAATGCATCCCCTTTTCATGCATCGAGATGTTCATCGATATGCCCAGGACGTGTGGCTAACGGGGCTCGTGTCGGCGGCGAGTTTTGGACCGGAGCGTATTGGGGTCACTCAACCCAACTGTCGGTGTGAGAGCAGCGATCTGCGGCGACCTTATGAACTGAGTGCTCGAAGATGCTTCCGCACCCGGACCTTCTCATGATGCTTTCGAAGCAACTGCCGGCGAACCACATCCTGGTTCTCAGCCACGATCCGAACCAGTCGATCCATATCTTCCGCATGGTCACGCACCAGTTCAGACAACTTCTGGATCTGCTCCTCTAATTTCTCCAGTCGCCAGGCCATGTTCTCGAGTGAGTCGGAGGTTCTCTCCTCCAGCTTCGTGACTCGCCTTGAATCGACTCGCGGCAAAGCCGCGACTACGACATCTCGCTTCATGCTCACTCCTTTATTCATGGCCGATCGAACCGCATGGCTCAATCCGGCGTTCTGGTGGCTAGTATTATCCGCATAGCACGGGAAGTCAACGATTCCCTTTTCTTTCTATTTCAAGACGGTCCTGCTAGAATCCGCATAATGAAGAATATTTTCACCATGGTCTTAGCCGGTGGAAAAGGAGAGCGGCTCAATCCCCTCACGGCGCAACGGGCCAAACCTGCGGTGCCATTCGGCGGGAAATACCGCATCATCGACTTTACACTCAGTAACTGTTTGAACTCAGGGCTTCGCAAGATCGCCGTCCTCATCCAATATAAATCCCATTCGCTAGACCGTCATATTCGAGCAGGCTGGAACATTCTCAGCGCCGACCTCGACGAATACATCGCCTCGGTTCCTCCCCAGCAGCGCATCAGCGAAGATTGGTACCGCGGCACAGCCGACGCGGTCTATCAGAACATGTTCTTGATCGATGATGAACACCCCGAGTTCCTGCTGATTCTCGCGGGTGACCACATCTACAAGATGAACTACGCGGAGATGTATCACTGGCTCATCGCCACGAGCGCGGATGCGGTCGTGGGAGCCATCGACATCCCCATCCAAGAAGCCTCTCGCTTCGGCGTCATCGCCGTGAACGAAGATTACCGGATTACCCGATTCGATGAAAAACCGGCGCATCCCATTTCGCTGCCCAACGATCCGGACCATGCCTTTGCCTCGATGGGTATCTATCTCTTCCGCACCAAAGTGATCCGCGAATACCTACTCGCCGATGCGAAAGAAGGCAGCGCCCACGACTTCGGGAAAAACATCATCCCGAAAATGATCGCGGAGAAACGGGTGTATGCCTTCAAATTTCAAGACGCGAACAAGAAAGCGGTCAAGTATTGGCGTGATATCGGAACGCTTGATGCCTACTGGGAAGCGAATATGGATTTGGTCTCCGTGGACCCCCAGTTCAATTTCTACGACGCCGAGTGGCCGATCCGAACCTATCAGGGACAGTTTCCTCCGGCTAAGTTCGTCTTCGCCCAGGATTTTCAGGGAGGCCGCATGGGTGTCGCGCTTGACTCGATCGTGTGCGGCGGCTGCATCATCTCGGGCGGGAGGGTCCAGAATTCCGTCCTCTCCCCGAACGTGCACGTGCACGACCATGCCGATATCCGTGACTCCGTCGTCATGGAAAACGTCACCATCGGAGCACAGAGTCGTATCAGACGCGCGATCATCGACAAGGATGTGACGATCCCTCCTCAGACAGAGATCGGGTACAACCGAGAGGCCGACGCGCAGCGGTTTACCGTCACGGAGTCTGGCCTCGTGGTCATCTCAAAAGGAATGAAGCTGCATGCCTCCGTCGATCCATCCGGTTGATCTGATCTCTGCACTCCGTCAGAAACATCTCACGCCTGCGATCGTCTTTCTCACCTCACGGCGAGCCTGTGACGAAGCCATGGAAGCCTTTGACCACGCGAACTGTGTCTTGCCGACGACACGCCAAGAGGCAATTGCGAAGGCACTCGAGCAGGTCATGGCTCATCACCCCAGCATTGCCGAGCACCCACTGATTCCCATCGTCCAACGAATCGGCGTGGCCGCCCATCATGCCGGGCATCTGCCGACCTGGAAAATCGCCATCGAAGAATTGATGCGACAAGGGCATCTCGATGCGGTCTTTGCCACGACGACCTTAGCCGCCGGCGTCGATTTTCCCGCACGTACGGTCGTGATCACGCAGTCCAGCATCCGCAAATCCCGCGACTTCACCGACTTGACGGCCGGCGAGGTGCAGCAGATTGCGGGACGAGCCGGACGCCGAGGAAAGGATCACGTCGGATTTGCCGTGATTACCCCTTCGCCGTATATCGATCTGTCGGTGCTGACCAAAGGGCTGACCGGACAGCCGGAAGCCATCGACAGCCAGTTTACAATCAGCTATCCGATGGTCTTGAATCTCTTAAAAGCCCATCCTCATGAACACATCCAAGGCATCCTAGCCAAGAGTTTTGCTCAGTTTCAGTTGAATCAGCGAGCCGAAGTCCTCGAGCAGAAGCTCGACGCCCTCCACATCAAGATGGAACCATTCGGCCCTCGCGTCTGTACGGACTGGATCACCCAATGGCACACCTTCGATCATGCGCGAAGACACCGTCACACGCGCCATCCGACCTATCGCGCTGAACCACCGGAAATTTCAGCACGACTACCGTTTCTCACGCCGGGGCGGGTCGTTGGGTTCAGTAGAGGACGAGGAATCGTGCTTCGCCAATATCAGAGCAAAGGCCAGAGGAATTCGATGCTCACCGTGTTGAGGCCGGAAAGCGCCGTCACGGAATGTCCGGTCACCAGCGTGAAAGAAGTCTACGACCGCACATACGACTGTCCGGAAACATCAGCCTATCCCTGGTGTTCGACCGACACGTTCGATCGACTCAGTCATCAGCTGGACGAACTGCCGCTCCGTTTACCCCTGCTCCCCATTCTAGTATCCAGCCATAACGAGCCTCTTCCCGACGCCATCGTCCAATCGTTAGAAGACTTCTCTTGTCCGACCTGTCCATCGCGATCCGCTTGCCAAAAGGACTTTCTCACCGCATCACGCCTCCGGCAGGAACAACAGCGGCATACCAAATCCATTCAGGCCTTGCGTACCAGTTTATGGCATCGATTCCAAGAGCGCGTCGAAGTCTTGCAGAAATTCGGCTACCTCACTCTGGCGACCCAACTGACGGCTGAGGGGGAATGGGCACGACTGATCCGCATCGACCATTCGTTGCTCATCACCGAACTGATCCGCGCGGAGGCCTTCACCGGCGCAGATCCGTCCCTCCTCGCCGGTATTCTGGCCAGTCTAGCCCATGATGACGATCGCCCCGGTGCCTTTCCTCGCATCAGTCCAGGACTGAGTTCCTTGCTCGGGCA
Above is a window of Candidatus Nitrospira nitrosa DNA encoding:
- a CDS encoding MoaD/ThiS family protein; the protein is MIKVRIPTPLRPLTKNQGEVDVAAGSITDLVNTLEASYPGIKSRLCDESGELRRFVNIYVNEEDIRFLKGKDTALKTGDEVSIVPAIAGG
- the thiS gene encoding sulfur carrier protein ThiS, with translation MQVKINGKPEEVTGGTVLDLLKTKNIEPQMVAVEVNDKVLDRDHLATTHLNEGDHVEFLFYMGGGR
- the moeB gene encoding molybdopterin-synthase adenylyltransferase MoeB, with amino-acid sequence MELSESEIQRYSRHIILQDVGGKGQLKLKRAKVLLIGAGGLGSPAGLYLAAAGIGTIGLVDGDVVDLSNLQRQIMHSTATLGKPKVESGKQTLSAINPEITVNAYHQLVDADNIIPLISQYDIVLDGSDNFTTRFLVNDACFFAKKTLISASMFRFEGQLTAIKPHQGYPCYRCLYPEPPPAGLVPNCQEAGVLGVLAGTMGILQASEAIKEILGIGETIADKLVIYDALEMKFRKVGRPKDPACPLCGPNPKIKDLSLDYTVSCTI
- a CDS encoding integrase core domain-containing protein — its product is MDTRTRIILAAELATQGLSVSAIAGQLERHRETIGLWLKAVRIEGLSVFLDRYAAAKTGPRPARQVPGAVKRLVWAIRAREYDCCGQKIQYFLAHEQHIHLSVPKIYEILAERYVLRPRGRTNQPRGVVPIATAPRAVIQMDTVVFGEVFAFTGVDIYTKEADVVLRTGLTSEDGAMFLRTAMTRRFTGPVQIIQTDGGSEFKGVFAQQVLQYCTRHRIARPYKKNEQAYIESFNRTLRKECLGWISYRVEELPTLQGEVRAFLDRYHYHRPHLGFTPMRPPLSPSREGPDGLSDIYGE
- a CDS encoding NIL domain-containing protein, which gives rise to MAHLRFHIRFPEEGIRQPIIYQIGREYNVVTDVRRADVRDTTGWADVEFSGDTAEIERALEGLRKKGCSVDPIELNVVE
- a CDS encoding HesA/MoeB/ThiF family protein; this translates as MEFTDEQINRYSRHILLPEVGGKGQKKIAKSRILLVGAGGLGSPAALYLAAAGVGTIGLIDSDVVDLTNLQRQVLHYTPDVGRPKVLSGKEKIQALNPDVSVSMYEERLTAGNAIKIFTDYDVVIDGVDNFPAKFLINDACFFANKPLVHGGILRFDGRVTTIIPKKSACYRCVFKAPPPPGLVASCQEAGVIGVLAGIIGTIQATEALKLVLGIGQPLTDRMLDFDAKKTQFREIKVRRNPNCALCGEHPTITELFDDGDPYAGCAVRPSA
- the thrC gene encoding threonine synthase; the encoded protein is MSKMKALVCRECGKEYPTKAIHVCEMCFGPLEVKYNYDEIKQAISRKKIEDGPDSMWRYLDLLPVEGTNFVGPHAGFTPLVRAKNLGAYLGIDELYIKNDTVNHPTLSFKDRVVAVALTRARELGFETVACASTGNLANSVSAHAASANLHCYVFIPGDLEAAKVLGNLIYKPHVVEVEGNYDDVNRLCSEIAGEHGWAFVNINIRPYYAEGSKTLAFETVEQLGWKTPDQVVIPMASGSLLTKIWKGLHEMKYVGLIDDVRTKINGAQAEGCSPISTAFKAGRDFFKPVKPKTIAKSLAIGNPADGYYALKATAESKGAMDMVTDEEVVEGIQLLAQTEGIFAETAGGVTIGVLKKLVKQGLIKKNEVTVAYITGNGLKTQEAVIDAVGRPTRIQPSLVAFEKNFKLGKNGGGES
- the cysK gene encoding cysteine synthase A, which codes for MSTTLHHDITELIGKTPLVRLNRLSKEGSATIYGKVEFFNPGGSVKDRICLNMINEAERQGKLKPGGTIVEPTSGNTGIGLALVAAVRGYKLILVMPESMSMERASLLSSYGAQLVLTPAWEGMKGSIKEAESILAQNPSYFMPDQFSNPANPAMHKMTTAVEIWDALGGKIDAFVAAVGTGGTITGCGEFLKEKNPQVKVIAVEPATSPVLSGGDPGPHKIQGIGAGFVPKVLNRKILDRVVTVTDDEAYQTAKQLSKKEGLLVGISAGANVCAAQKIAEELGPGKNVVTILCDTGERYISIEKYFNI